Genomic DNA from Opitutaceae bacterium:
GCTCTTCCGCGTCAATGGATCGCGTCAGGATGGCGACACCTGGATTGTTTACCAGTCGATCCACGACACGGTCCTCAATCCCAGCGTGACTTGGAACATCTCGCGCAACACCACGCTCTCCTACGACTTCTCCTTCCGTCACCGCAAGGGCACGTTCGAGCGCATCCGCTTTTATTACATGCCCAAGCGTGATGGCTGGAACACCATGATCCTGGCTCCGTTCAATGAACAGCTGGGAGGTACTGTCGGCTACGATCGCAATCCCGGCATCGCACCGTGGTCATGGGCGGAGTGGAACCGCCGCCGCCATGAGGCTCGCATCGAGCATCGCTTCAATGACCATTTCAGGTTCCTGGGCATCGTGGCCGACGACTACAGCGAGGTCGAGCAGTTGACCATGTTCACGTTCTCAGCCGTGCGTGACATCGGCTATCAGAACGTGGCCGTTCCCCCCGCCGATCACATCCTTTTGTCGAGCATGCCGATCTACGAGCACGTGAGGAAACACACGCAGTATTTTGAGGCCAATTTCCTCGCTCAGTTCGAGACAAGGTATTTCAAGTCGGACACGCTGTTTGGTGTTTCCGGCAACCGTTTCCCCACGAAATACGACCGCAACGGCTATTTTGCGCCGGAGCCCAAGAAGATCGGGGCGATCGATTACACGCTTGCGTCGCCGTACATGAGCCGCGTCAGCGACCCGCTTTCCAAGCGCTACTACACGCCGGACTTCAACTACAATTCCTGGCCGGTCTGGTTCAATGACAGCATCACGACCTATGACTGGGGCAAGGCCGACTATTTTGTCACGGAAAGCCTGAGCGCGATCGACAACAAGCTCCACATTCTTGGAGGACTTCGCCGCCAGCAGTACCGGGAGCTCCAGATCACGCGCAATCTGCCGCAGATTGGCGGGCTGTTCCAGGTGACGAAGAATGTTGGCGTGTACTACATCTGGTCGAAGACGGCGGAATCCAATGGCCGCACGGTCAGATACCAGACGCCGCGCCCGCTTTCGGAATCCAAGGCCTATGACTACGGTGTGAAGGTCGACGCGATGGATGGAAAGATCTCGGGCACCTTCACGGTCTTCAACATCCACAAGTCCAATCTCGCGATCAACGATCCCCGTGCGATCGTCGACTACGCCGCGGGACTTGTCGACGACACGGTCACCTTCACGCCCGGCTCCCAGAGCAAGGGCTATGAGGCCAGCCTGCAGTACCAGCCCAACCGCAACTTTCAGGCGATCCTTTCGTATGCGAAGACCGACGCGAAGATCCTGCCCGGAGATCCGAATCCCGCGGCGTGGAACGCGCCCCTGACGCAGGTGCCGCCGCGCGCGCTGACGCTTTTCGCCAAATACAGCTTCCGCGATGGGTCACTTGACAAGCTCGCCATCGGCGGCGGGTTCTCGCGCGCCTACGG
This window encodes:
- a CDS encoding TonB-dependent receptor, whose protein sequence is MKRNSQSAPLWRTALSIIPLLCAGNAGAQVSTHASPTDESKDDVVVLSPFTVSSDSDYGYRTKDIVTGTKIATPLKESPLSVSVINHELLDDLNVQRVTEALAYTQAGVTNSGRTWADQETFTFRGYEGAILRNGIRFNAWTDSSNIERIELARGPSAILYGFVAPGGVVNYVTKKPTTKALGYLKASWMSEHGFREEFDFNRPLTADKSVLFRVNGSRQDGDTWIVYQSIHDTVLNPSVTWNISRNTTLSYDFSFRHRKGTFERIRFYYMPKRDGWNTMILAPFNEQLGGTVGYDRNPGIAPWSWAEWNRRRHEARIEHRFNDHFRFLGIVADDYSEVEQLTMFTFSAVRDIGYQNVAVPPADHILLSSMPIYEHVRKHTQYFEANFLAQFETRYFKSDTLFGVSGNRFPTKYDRNGYFAPEPKKIGAIDYTLASPYMSRVSDPLSKRYYTPDFNYNSWPVWFNDSITTYDWGKADYFVTESLSAIDNKLHILGGLRRQQYRELQITRNLPQIGGLFQVTKNVGVYYIWSKTAESNGRTVRYQTPRPLSESKAYDYGVKVDAMDGKISGTFTVFNIHKSNLAINDPRAIVDYAAGLVDDTVTFTPGSQSKGYEASLQYQPNRNFQAILSYAKTDAKILPGDPNPAAWNAPLTQVPPRALTLFAKYSFRDGSLDKLAIGGGFSRAYGPIQVDNPVTAPLPIKGGYFLVTAFVRYGVKIFGRDVGLEISGNNLTNDRFIQNGGYNPPREITFSADMKF